From one Amaranthus tricolor cultivar Red isolate AtriRed21 chromosome 17, ASM2621246v1, whole genome shotgun sequence genomic stretch:
- the LOC130804171 gene encoding putative disease resistance protein RGA4 isoform X1, with translation MEVLYVEAAKAITKLVITRPLEQVKVAWTLKKQFEKLREEFTYIQAFLHDIERLNQRHREDSQFVNAWLRKVMDLAYSADNVMDDYSFQILHKRTSSWELKNHFKLNNYRPKRKLLSQIHLKSRHFKKKCSSLCSLSHSNPLTLRFRMSSKVNHILRSFDDLYKSSSKLGIRPAEMVTADVRGVGDREAFSSNINNYLDEVRELANAHKLEFVGREHDREELTTLLSDPNNEEDISTIVIVGMGGLGKTTLARQLYENEAIIERFTERFWICISDSFSVKRVLCVMFEKITGGKCELSNTDVIIERVQQLVRGKRYLIVLDDVWDQSQSKWNSFKNSLRRLGGSTGSMILVTTRNKDIAKTAESRYMHQLTGLSDEESWAFFVQKAFSKGKATYDSELEEIGKRIVKKCKGLPLAINVIGGLLRMKEDLCEWKAVEKSKLWNLPQEKNDILPSLLLSFNNLSSPFLKQCFAYCAIYPKEVLIDREDLINLWNAQGFLNCQTEGSSLTPEELGSKYFETMLSNSLLQAETRRSFDGDTTEYRMHYLVHDMAIYISRHEWLIWKGVDMIRNPSNAWHLAIYPNDSAIISEPPAESMNWLRTLHSNISLPMDLLVYAKNLRVLKLAAVGLEEVPQAVGGLHHLRYVDLSHNPIVMLPDSITSLYHLQTFRLFGYRLKELPQRLYRLVNLRHLHLTSHSWCLPRGIERLTALQTLPMLELNEGSGWEIAEMGALSAIKGLLSFSGLENVKNKGEAEKAGICKKTGITEMQLIWGWGRASNHLEVLDALQPPPKLELLMITGYDGPSFPPWLTTMITFSEAGTPMPFYNLVHVELLYCRSCKELPALGQLPCLRNLIMYSMWSVTAIGDEFYHSSNVIERAPAAFPALRKLNIFSFENLTEWAVPTNHLVGTVSTTATNAFPLLEILRIEQSDKLAKTPTNFPSLRHLQVDKSFRGQALYDVISESSKSLISLNINGVLELSRLPDELIDCISLEELALRRCFDLQSLPDGLGTQLTSLLHLSIVECPELREIPDSIGGCRSLKRLCIRDCHNLERIPNLNQLIHIEEVEVSGCKKLPCLPKGLQSLPRLNSLCIGGFKTLEIQSTSSVTSQLLFPALKVLKIINDDCVEEVPVWIGNLQSLQKMELKWCKNLVHLPSQDVLLRLTRLTALSIGYCPLLQKRCVKDDGPEWNKISHIRFIRVNSRTIQEIPA, from the exons ATGGAAGTTCTTTATGTTGAGGCAGCAAAGGCGATAACAAAGCTGGTAATTACGCGTCCTTTAGAGCAAGTAAAGGTGGCTTGGACACTCAAGAAGCAGTTTGAGAAGCTAAGAGAAGAGTTCACTTACATCCAAGCGTTTCTCCACGACATCGAGAGGTTGAACCAAAGACATAGAGAAGATAGTCAATTCGTGAACGCTTGGCTTAGAAAAGTCATGGATTTGGCTTACTCAGCGGATAATGTGATGGATGATTATTCCTTCCAAATCCTTCATAAGAGAACAAGTTCATGGGAGTTAAAGAACCACTTTAAGTTGAACAATTATAGACCTAAGAGGAAGCTACTATCACAAATACACCTAAAGAGCCGACATTTTAAAAAGAAGTGTTCCAGCTTGTGTAGTCTCTCGCATTCTAATCCTTTGACCTTGCGCTTTAGAATGTCTAGCAAAGTGAACCACATCCTTAGGTCTTTTGATGACTTGTACAAGAGTAGTAGTAAGCTTGGTATTAGGCCAGCAGAGATGGTAACTGCAGATGTAAGAGGAGTTGGTGATAGAGAAGCATTCAGCAGTAACATCAACAACTACTTGGATGAAGTTCGAGAATTAGCAAATGCACATAAGCTTGAATTTGTAGGGAGAGAACATGATCGAGAGGAGCTCACTACTTTGCTTAGTGATCCTAACAATGAAGAGGATATCTCCACCATTGTCATTGTTGGTATGGGAG GTCTTGGAAAAACAACATTGGCGAGACAGTTGTATGAGAATGAAGCAATTATCGAACGTTTTACAGAAAGATTTTGGATCTGCATATCTGATAGCTTCAGTGTGAAGAGGGTTTTATGTGTGATGTTTGAAAAAATCACAGGAGGAAAGTGTGAACTGTCAAATACAGATGTAATCATAGAAAGAGTTCAACAACTTGTAAGGGGAAAACGTTACTTGATTGTGCTTGATGATGTATGGGATCAGAGCCAAAGCAAATGGAACTCTTTTAAGAACTCCTTAAGAAGATTAGGAGGGTCCACGGGAAGCATGATTTTAGTCACTACTCGCAACAAAGACATTGCAAAAACAGCAGAAAGCCGATATATGCACCAGTTAACAGGGTTATCTGATGAAGAAAGTTGGGCCTTCTTTGTGCAGAAAGCTTTCTCGAAAGGCAAAGCAACGTATGATTCAGAGCTTGAAGAGATCGGCAAAAGGATTGTGAAGAAATGCAAGGGGTTGCCCTTAGCAATCAATGTGATAGGAGGCTTATTACGAATGAAAGAAGATTTGTGTGAGTGGAAAGCTGTAGAAAAGAGCAAGTTGTGGAATCTTCCCCAAGAGAAAAATGATATCCTACCTTCCTTGTTACTGAGTTTCAACAATTTATCTTCACCCTTTTTAAAGCAATGTTTTGCGTATTGTGCCATTTATCCAAAGGAAGTCCTCATTGATCGAGAAGATTTAATAAATCTCTGGAATGCTCAGGGTTTCCTCAATTGTCAAACAGAAGGAAGCAGTTTGACACCTGAGGAACTGGGGAGTAAATATTTTGAAACAATGTTAAGCAATTCACTCTTACAAGCAGAGACACGGCGTTCTTTTGATGGTGATACCACCGAATATCGCATGCATTATTTGGTGCATGATATGGCTATTTACATCTCTAGACATGAGTGGCTGATTTGGAAAGGGGTAGATATGATCAGGAATCCTTCTAATGCCTGGCATCTAGCCATATACCCTAATGATAGTGCAATTATCTCAGAACCTCCGGCGGAAAGCATGAATTGGTTACGGACATTACATTCTAATATTAGCTTACCTATGGATCTTTTGGTGTATGCCAAAAACTTGCGTGTACTAAAATTAGCCGCAGTTGGTTTAGAAGAAGTGCCTCAAGCTGTCGGAGGGCTTCATCATTTAAGGTATGTCGACCTATCTCACAATCCTATAGTTATGCTGCCAGACTCAATAACAAGCCTTTACCATCTCCAAACATTTAGGCTATTTGGTTACAGGCTTAAAGAATTACCTCAAAGGCTGTATAGGTTAGTCAACTTACGACACCTTCACCTTACATCCCACTCATGGTGCCTTCCTAGAGGGATTGAAAGATTAACTGCACTGCAGACGCTACCAATGCTCGAGTTGAATGAAGGCAGTGGCTGGGAAATTGCTGAAATGGGGGCATTGAGTGCCATAAAGGGCCTCCTATCTTTCTCTGGACTTGAAAATGTGAAGAACAAGGGAGAAGCGGAGAAAGCTGGCATTTGCAAAAAAACAGGAATTACAGAGATGCAACTAATTTGGGGCTGGGGAAGGGCTAGTAATCACCTAGAAGTGCTAGATGCTCTACAACCACCCCCAAAATTGGAATTGCTCATGATAACTGGTTATGATGGTCCAAGTTTTCCTCCATGGTTGACGACTATGATAACTTTCAGTGAAGCTGGTACTCCAATGCCATTCTACAATTTGGTCCATGTTGAATTACTATATTGCAGAAGCTGCAAGGAACTCCCTGCGCTTGGGCAGCTACCATGTCTAAGGAATCTGATTATGTACTCTATGTGGTCTGTCACAGCTATAGGGGATGAATTCTATCATTCTAGCAATGTGATTGAGCGAGCCCCAGCTGCATTTCCAGCCTTGAgaaaacttaatatatttagCTTTGAGAACTTGACAGAATGGGCAGTCCCTACAAATCATTTGGTAGGAACAGTATCTACAACAGCCACAAATGCCTTTCCCTTGCTTGAAATACTAAGGATAGAACAGAGTGACAAGCTGGCAAAGACTCCAACCAACTTCCCTTCCCTCAGACATTTACAGGTAGATAAAAGTTTCAGAGGTCAAGCATTATACGATGTAATAAGTGAAAGTAGTAAATCACTTATCTCCCTCAACATCAACGGGGTGTTAGAGTTATCACGGCTACCTGATGAACTGATTGATTGCATAAGTCTTGAGGAATTGGCATTGCGTCGCTGTTTTGATCTACAATCTTTGCCTGATGGACTGGGAACCCAGCTTACTTCCCTACTTCACTTGTCCATTGTTGAGTGTCCAGAACTGAGAGAAATACCAGATAGTATCGGGGGTTGCCGTTCTTTAAAGAGGTTGTGCATACGTGACTGTCATAATTTAGAAAGGATACCAAATCTAAACCAGCTGATACATATTGAGGAAGTAGAAGTAAGTGGATGCAAAAAATTACCTTGCTTGCCAAAAGGGCTTCAAAGCCTTCCTCGCCTCAACTCGTTGTGCATTGGAGGGTTTAAGACCTTGGAAATTCAGTCCACCAGCTCAGTCACATCTCAACTTCTATTTCCAGCACTCAAAGTATTGAAGATAATCAATGATGACTGTGTAGAGGAAGTACCAGTGTGGATTGGGAACCTTCAGTCGCTGCAGAAAATGGAACTGAAGTGGTGCAAGAACTTGGTGCATTTACCTTCACAAGATGTCCTCCTGCGGCTGACCAGATTGACAGCACTAAGTATTGGATACTGTCCACTCTTACAGAAAAGATGTGTGAAGGACGATGGACCAGAGTGGAACAAAATCTCCCACATCCGTTTCATTAGGGTTAATTCACGAACAATTCAAGAAATACCTGCATAA
- the LOC130804171 gene encoding putative disease resistance protein RGA4 isoform X2, whose protein sequence is MEVLYVEAAKAITKLVITRPLEQVKVAWTLKKQFEKLREEFTYIQAFLHDIERLNQRHREDSQFVNAWLRKVMDLAYSADNVMDDYSFQILHKRTSSWELKNHFKLNNYRPKRKLLSQIHLKSRHFKKKCSSLCSLSHSNPLTLRFRMSSKVNHILRSFDDLYKSSSKLGIRPAEMVTADVRGVGDREAFSSNINNYLDEVRELANAHKLEFVGREHDREELTTLLSDPNNEEDISTIVIVGMGGLGKTTLARQLYENEAIIERFTERFWICISDSFSVKRVLCVMFEKITGGKCELSNTDVIIERVQQLVRGKRYLIVLDDVWDQSQSKWNSFKNSLRRLGGSTGSMILVTTRNKDIAKTAESRYMHQLTGLSDEESWAFFVQKAFSKGKATYDSELEEIGKRIVKKCKGLPLAINVIGGLLRMKEDLCEWKAVEKSKLWNLPQEKNDILPSLLLSFNNLSSPFLKQCFAYCAIYPKEVLIDREDLINLWNAQGFLNCQTEGSSLTPEELGSKYFETMLSNSLLQAETRRSFDGDTTEYRMHYLVHDMAIYISRHEWLIWKGVDMIRNPSNAWHLAIYPNDSAIISEPPAESMNWLRTLHSNISLPMDLLVYAKNLRVLKLAAVGLEEVPQAVGGLHHLRLKELPQRLYRLVNLRHLHLTSHSWCLPRGIERLTALQTLPMLELNEGSGWEIAEMGALSAIKGLLSFSGLENVKNKGEAEKAGICKKTGITEMQLIWGWGRASNHLEVLDALQPPPKLELLMITGYDGPSFPPWLTTMITFSEAGTPMPFYNLVHVELLYCRSCKELPALGQLPCLRNLIMYSMWSVTAIGDEFYHSSNVIERAPAAFPALRKLNIFSFENLTEWAVPTNHLVGTVSTTATNAFPLLEILRIEQSDKLAKTPTNFPSLRHLQVDKSFRGQALYDVISESSKSLISLNINGVLELSRLPDELIDCISLEELALRRCFDLQSLPDGLGTQLTSLLHLSIVECPELREIPDSIGGCRSLKRLCIRDCHNLERIPNLNQLIHIEEVEVSGCKKLPCLPKGLQSLPRLNSLCIGGFKTLEIQSTSSVTSQLLFPALKVLKIINDDCVEEVPVWIGNLQSLQKMELKWCKNLVHLPSQDVLLRLTRLTALSIGYCPLLQKRCVKDDGPEWNKISHIRFIRVNSRTIQEIPA, encoded by the exons ATGGAAGTTCTTTATGTTGAGGCAGCAAAGGCGATAACAAAGCTGGTAATTACGCGTCCTTTAGAGCAAGTAAAGGTGGCTTGGACACTCAAGAAGCAGTTTGAGAAGCTAAGAGAAGAGTTCACTTACATCCAAGCGTTTCTCCACGACATCGAGAGGTTGAACCAAAGACATAGAGAAGATAGTCAATTCGTGAACGCTTGGCTTAGAAAAGTCATGGATTTGGCTTACTCAGCGGATAATGTGATGGATGATTATTCCTTCCAAATCCTTCATAAGAGAACAAGTTCATGGGAGTTAAAGAACCACTTTAAGTTGAACAATTATAGACCTAAGAGGAAGCTACTATCACAAATACACCTAAAGAGCCGACATTTTAAAAAGAAGTGTTCCAGCTTGTGTAGTCTCTCGCATTCTAATCCTTTGACCTTGCGCTTTAGAATGTCTAGCAAAGTGAACCACATCCTTAGGTCTTTTGATGACTTGTACAAGAGTAGTAGTAAGCTTGGTATTAGGCCAGCAGAGATGGTAACTGCAGATGTAAGAGGAGTTGGTGATAGAGAAGCATTCAGCAGTAACATCAACAACTACTTGGATGAAGTTCGAGAATTAGCAAATGCACATAAGCTTGAATTTGTAGGGAGAGAACATGATCGAGAGGAGCTCACTACTTTGCTTAGTGATCCTAACAATGAAGAGGATATCTCCACCATTGTCATTGTTGGTATGGGAG GTCTTGGAAAAACAACATTGGCGAGACAGTTGTATGAGAATGAAGCAATTATCGAACGTTTTACAGAAAGATTTTGGATCTGCATATCTGATAGCTTCAGTGTGAAGAGGGTTTTATGTGTGATGTTTGAAAAAATCACAGGAGGAAAGTGTGAACTGTCAAATACAGATGTAATCATAGAAAGAGTTCAACAACTTGTAAGGGGAAAACGTTACTTGATTGTGCTTGATGATGTATGGGATCAGAGCCAAAGCAAATGGAACTCTTTTAAGAACTCCTTAAGAAGATTAGGAGGGTCCACGGGAAGCATGATTTTAGTCACTACTCGCAACAAAGACATTGCAAAAACAGCAGAAAGCCGATATATGCACCAGTTAACAGGGTTATCTGATGAAGAAAGTTGGGCCTTCTTTGTGCAGAAAGCTTTCTCGAAAGGCAAAGCAACGTATGATTCAGAGCTTGAAGAGATCGGCAAAAGGATTGTGAAGAAATGCAAGGGGTTGCCCTTAGCAATCAATGTGATAGGAGGCTTATTACGAATGAAAGAAGATTTGTGTGAGTGGAAAGCTGTAGAAAAGAGCAAGTTGTGGAATCTTCCCCAAGAGAAAAATGATATCCTACCTTCCTTGTTACTGAGTTTCAACAATTTATCTTCACCCTTTTTAAAGCAATGTTTTGCGTATTGTGCCATTTATCCAAAGGAAGTCCTCATTGATCGAGAAGATTTAATAAATCTCTGGAATGCTCAGGGTTTCCTCAATTGTCAAACAGAAGGAAGCAGTTTGACACCTGAGGAACTGGGGAGTAAATATTTTGAAACAATGTTAAGCAATTCACTCTTACAAGCAGAGACACGGCGTTCTTTTGATGGTGATACCACCGAATATCGCATGCATTATTTGGTGCATGATATGGCTATTTACATCTCTAGACATGAGTGGCTGATTTGGAAAGGGGTAGATATGATCAGGAATCCTTCTAATGCCTGGCATCTAGCCATATACCCTAATGATAGTGCAATTATCTCAGAACCTCCGGCGGAAAGCATGAATTGGTTACGGACATTACATTCTAATATTAGCTTACCTATGGATCTTTTGGTGTATGCCAAAAACTTGCGTGTACTAAAATTAGCCGCAGTTGGTTTAGAAGAAGTGCCTCAAGCTGTCGGAGGGCTTCATCATTTAAG GCTTAAAGAATTACCTCAAAGGCTGTATAGGTTAGTCAACTTACGACACCTTCACCTTACATCCCACTCATGGTGCCTTCCTAGAGGGATTGAAAGATTAACTGCACTGCAGACGCTACCAATGCTCGAGTTGAATGAAGGCAGTGGCTGGGAAATTGCTGAAATGGGGGCATTGAGTGCCATAAAGGGCCTCCTATCTTTCTCTGGACTTGAAAATGTGAAGAACAAGGGAGAAGCGGAGAAAGCTGGCATTTGCAAAAAAACAGGAATTACAGAGATGCAACTAATTTGGGGCTGGGGAAGGGCTAGTAATCACCTAGAAGTGCTAGATGCTCTACAACCACCCCCAAAATTGGAATTGCTCATGATAACTGGTTATGATGGTCCAAGTTTTCCTCCATGGTTGACGACTATGATAACTTTCAGTGAAGCTGGTACTCCAATGCCATTCTACAATTTGGTCCATGTTGAATTACTATATTGCAGAAGCTGCAAGGAACTCCCTGCGCTTGGGCAGCTACCATGTCTAAGGAATCTGATTATGTACTCTATGTGGTCTGTCACAGCTATAGGGGATGAATTCTATCATTCTAGCAATGTGATTGAGCGAGCCCCAGCTGCATTTCCAGCCTTGAgaaaacttaatatatttagCTTTGAGAACTTGACAGAATGGGCAGTCCCTACAAATCATTTGGTAGGAACAGTATCTACAACAGCCACAAATGCCTTTCCCTTGCTTGAAATACTAAGGATAGAACAGAGTGACAAGCTGGCAAAGACTCCAACCAACTTCCCTTCCCTCAGACATTTACAGGTAGATAAAAGTTTCAGAGGTCAAGCATTATACGATGTAATAAGTGAAAGTAGTAAATCACTTATCTCCCTCAACATCAACGGGGTGTTAGAGTTATCACGGCTACCTGATGAACTGATTGATTGCATAAGTCTTGAGGAATTGGCATTGCGTCGCTGTTTTGATCTACAATCTTTGCCTGATGGACTGGGAACCCAGCTTACTTCCCTACTTCACTTGTCCATTGTTGAGTGTCCAGAACTGAGAGAAATACCAGATAGTATCGGGGGTTGCCGTTCTTTAAAGAGGTTGTGCATACGTGACTGTCATAATTTAGAAAGGATACCAAATCTAAACCAGCTGATACATATTGAGGAAGTAGAAGTAAGTGGATGCAAAAAATTACCTTGCTTGCCAAAAGGGCTTCAAAGCCTTCCTCGCCTCAACTCGTTGTGCATTGGAGGGTTTAAGACCTTGGAAATTCAGTCCACCAGCTCAGTCACATCTCAACTTCTATTTCCAGCACTCAAAGTATTGAAGATAATCAATGATGACTGTGTAGAGGAAGTACCAGTGTGGATTGGGAACCTTCAGTCGCTGCAGAAAATGGAACTGAAGTGGTGCAAGAACTTGGTGCATTTACCTTCACAAGATGTCCTCCTGCGGCTGACCAGATTGACAGCACTAAGTATTGGATACTGTCCACTCTTACAGAAAAGATGTGTGAAGGACGATGGACCAGAGTGGAACAAAATCTCCCACATCCGTTTCATTAGGGTTAATTCACGAACAATTCAAGAAATACCTGCATAA